The following proteins are co-located in the Nocardia bhagyanarayanae genome:
- a CDS encoding SDR family oxidoreductase codes for MKLDTVAGKKVLVTGAAMGLGKLFAERAVREGAAAVVLWDINEVALKGTAAELAGRGSEIHHYVVDVSDRDAIAETATAVRETVGDIDILVNNAGIVRGNTYFWETENRADIDKTMAINSLAPMYITLEFLPAMVRGTGQARVLNIASSAGLVSNPRMSVYAASKWAALGWSDSVRLELEQAGHDHVKVTTICPTYINTGMFDGAKGFWLTPILEQDTVVDTSWKEMKAGNALVVLPWTSRLNRALSGILPLKLRDLFLDTVGVYHSMDEFTGRKK; via the coding sequence ATGAAGCTGGACACGGTCGCGGGCAAGAAGGTCCTGGTCACGGGCGCTGCCATGGGGCTTGGCAAGTTGTTCGCCGAGCGCGCGGTGCGCGAGGGCGCCGCCGCGGTGGTGCTGTGGGACATCAACGAGGTCGCGCTGAAGGGCACCGCCGCGGAGCTCGCGGGCCGCGGCTCGGAGATCCACCACTACGTGGTCGACGTGTCCGACCGGGACGCCATCGCCGAGACCGCCACCGCGGTTCGCGAGACGGTCGGCGACATCGACATCCTGGTGAACAACGCGGGCATCGTGCGCGGCAACACCTACTTCTGGGAGACCGAGAACCGCGCCGACATCGACAAGACGATGGCGATCAACTCGCTCGCGCCGATGTACATCACCCTCGAATTCCTGCCCGCCATGGTGCGCGGCACCGGCCAGGCGCGGGTGCTGAACATCGCCTCCTCCGCCGGCCTGGTGTCCAACCCCCGGATGTCCGTCTACGCCGCGTCCAAGTGGGCGGCCCTCGGCTGGTCCGACTCGGTGCGCCTGGAACTCGAGCAGGCGGGCCACGACCACGTCAAGGTCACCACCATCTGCCCGACCTACATCAACACCGGAATGTTCGACGGCGCCAAGGGATTCTGGCTCACCCCGATCCTCGAGCAGGACACGGTCGTCGACACCTCCTGGAAGGAGATGAAGGCGGGCAACGCGCTGGTCGTGCTGCCCTGGACCTCGCGCCTCAACCGGGCGCTGTCCGGCATCCTGCCGCTGAAGCTGCGCGACCTGTTCCTCGACACGGTGGGCGTCTACCACTCGATGGACGAGTTCACCGGACGCAAGAAGTAG
- a CDS encoding bifunctional 5,10-methylenetetrahydrofolate dehydrogenase/5,10-methenyltetrahydrofolate cyclohydrolase: protein MDTLSLTGKELAAAINADTKERTAALAAGMHAPRLALIVANDDPASAWYVNSLRKAAERLGIACERIDLGADATAEQIREELTARSADTSYDAIMLQTPLPAGVSLNDVSSAISADKDVDGVSPLSLGLLAAGLDGFVPATSEAVVELLKHHEIPLRGKLVAVVGRSNIVGKPLAQLLLAEDATVTVCHSRTADLAAVTAAADVVVAAAGRAGLVTGKHVREGAVVIDVGTNEAPDGGIVGDVDAESVRGKAAGLSPVPGGVGPVTTALLMRHVVAAAEKLRG, encoded by the coding sequence GTGGACACCCTTTCGCTGACCGGCAAGGAACTCGCCGCCGCCATCAACGCCGACACCAAGGAGCGCACCGCCGCGCTCGCCGCGGGCATGCACGCCCCGCGGCTGGCCCTGATCGTGGCCAATGACGATCCGGCCAGCGCCTGGTATGTCAACTCGCTGCGCAAGGCCGCCGAGCGGCTCGGAATCGCCTGCGAGCGCATCGATCTGGGCGCCGACGCCACCGCGGAACAGATTCGCGAGGAACTCACCGCGCGCAGCGCCGACACCTCCTACGACGCGATCATGTTGCAGACCCCGCTGCCCGCGGGCGTCTCGCTGAACGACGTGAGCTCGGCGATCTCCGCCGACAAGGACGTCGACGGCGTCAGCCCGCTCTCGCTCGGCCTGCTCGCCGCGGGCCTGGACGGTTTCGTGCCCGCCACCTCCGAGGCCGTGGTGGAACTGCTGAAGCACCACGAGATCCCGCTGCGCGGCAAACTGGTCGCGGTGGTCGGTCGCTCGAACATCGTCGGCAAGCCGCTCGCGCAACTGCTGCTGGCCGAGGACGCCACCGTCACCGTGTGCCATTCGCGCACAGCCGACCTCGCGGCCGTGACCGCGGCCGCCGATGTGGTGGTCGCCGCCGCGGGCCGGGCCGGGCTGGTCACCGGCAAGCACGTGCGCGAGGGCGCGGTCGTCATCGATGTCGGCACCAACGAGGCGCCCGACGGCGGCATCGTCGGCGACGTGGACGCGGAGTCGGTGCGCGGCAAGGCCGCCGGCCTCAGCCCGGTCCCCGGCGGCGTCGGCCCGGTGACCACCGCGCTGCTCATGCGGCACGTGGTCGCGGCCGCCGAGAAGCTGCGCGGCTGA
- a CDS encoding AIPR family protein, translating to MFATYCALSEVHHDSVDITDFHIGGGADLGIDGIAIILNGTPINSVEEVQGQMDSSGHVDVMFMFVQAKSSSSFSGESIANFLDGVDEFFSENPRLPMNDRVVSLRLIMEEVYANSSKFKKSKPVCRVCYATTGRWTDDPYLIAKVEKSVDVLRSTNLFSDVQFVPMGADELQEAYQRSKNSVTAEFAFANKVLLPPIDGVDEAYFGWISATEYLKIIEDGVGGVRKSLFTDNVRDFQSYNPVNTEIYSTIESKNDRGRFVVLNNGITIVARSLSTTRDKVIISDYQIVNGCQTSHVLFEAKEYVDETVHVPVKVIATQNEDVVNRIVTATNRQTQVTTDDLHARLGFAKKLESYFVAHDDKERLYLERRSRQYAAVQGIEKVRIVTKPQLIKAFAGMFLNEPHRALGYSGELDPWVGSKIFNDLHKLEPYYTAAYAHYKLEFFFRNGAIDSVYKPARFHLLMIVRSQVAGPAIPDLTTRKAEKYSQTICESLWDGAKALKAFSDATQVVDKVVQIEDLSRDYAKARPFLDDINAQLGTVPLRGGSA from the coding sequence ATGTTTGCAACCTATTGCGCATTATCCGAGGTTCACCACGATTCCGTCGACATCACCGATTTCCATATCGGTGGTGGAGCGGATCTCGGAATTGATGGTATCGCCATAATTCTGAACGGTACTCCAATAAATTCGGTCGAAGAGGTCCAAGGCCAAATGGACTCAAGCGGACATGTGGACGTGATGTTCATGTTCGTCCAGGCGAAAAGTTCGAGTTCATTCAGCGGTGAATCGATAGCGAATTTCTTGGACGGTGTCGATGAATTCTTCTCGGAGAATCCGAGACTGCCGATGAATGATCGCGTGGTGTCGCTGCGTTTGATAATGGAAGAAGTATATGCCAATAGCTCCAAATTCAAAAAGAGTAAACCTGTGTGTCGGGTGTGTTATGCGACAACAGGGCGTTGGACGGATGATCCATATCTGATCGCCAAGGTGGAGAAGAGCGTCGACGTGCTTCGCTCCACGAACCTCTTTTCTGACGTGCAATTCGTGCCGATGGGTGCGGATGAGCTACAGGAAGCCTATCAGCGTAGTAAAAATAGCGTTACTGCAGAATTTGCCTTCGCAAACAAGGTGCTGCTTCCGCCCATTGACGGTGTAGATGAGGCGTACTTCGGTTGGATCTCGGCGACGGAGTACTTGAAGATCATCGAGGATGGCGTGGGGGGCGTCAGGAAGTCGCTCTTCACAGACAATGTGCGCGACTTTCAGTCCTACAATCCGGTGAATACCGAAATTTACAGCACAATCGAGAGCAAAAACGACCGCGGGCGGTTCGTCGTGCTGAACAATGGCATCACGATCGTCGCGCGCTCTCTTTCTACCACTCGCGACAAAGTGATTATATCCGACTATCAGATCGTCAATGGCTGCCAAACGAGTCATGTACTGTTCGAGGCGAAAGAATACGTTGACGAAACCGTGCATGTACCTGTTAAAGTCATCGCCACACAGAACGAGGATGTAGTCAATCGTATCGTCACTGCCACTAATCGGCAAACTCAGGTAACGACCGACGACCTGCATGCTCGCCTTGGGTTTGCCAAAAAATTGGAAAGCTACTTTGTTGCCCATGACGACAAGGAGCGGTTGTATCTGGAGAGGCGATCTCGGCAGTATGCGGCCGTTCAAGGTATCGAAAAGGTTAGGATTGTTACCAAGCCCCAACTGATCAAGGCATTCGCAGGTATGTTTTTGAACGAGCCCCATCGGGCGCTCGGATACTCCGGAGAACTAGATCCATGGGTAGGTTCTAAAATATTCAACGACTTGCATAAGTTGGAGCCGTACTACACCGCCGCTTACGCGCATTACAAGCTGGAATTCTTTTTTCGAAATGGTGCGATCGACTCTGTTTACAAGCCAGCGCGGTTTCATCTTTTGATGATCGTTAGAAGTCAGGTTGCTGGGCCTGCGATTCCGGATTTGACGACACGCAAAGCGGAGAAATACTCGCAGACCATATGTGAATCACTTTGGGACGGTGCGAAGGCGCTTAAAGCATTCAGCGACGCGACGCAAGTCGTCGACAAGGTCGTGCAGATCGAAGACCTTTCCAGAGACTATGCCAAGGCACGACCGTTCCTGGACGACATTAACGCGCAGCTTGGCACTGTCCCACTCAGAGGAGGCAGTGCGTAG
- a CDS encoding putative protein N(5)-glutamine methyltransferase has product MSGVEVAEVAARLRAAGCVFAEEEARLLIDAADEAGADLNGLVAERVSGTPLEHLLGWAEFRELRIAVGPGVFVPRQRTVFLVEEALALASAIESTPVVVDLCCGSGALGMALATTLVAEGRTVELSAADIEPAAVECARRNLAPLGAAVYEGDLFAPLPDDLRGRIDILLANTPYVPSDHIADMPPEARDHEPRTALDGGADGLDVFRRVVADAPEWLAPGGRLLVESSPEQAIVATEILADRGLLARVAESEEHYATVVIGTRPRWSDPSTSCVR; this is encoded by the coding sequence GTGTCTGGAGTGGAGGTCGCCGAGGTGGCGGCGCGGTTGCGGGCGGCGGGGTGCGTGTTCGCCGAGGAGGAGGCGCGGCTGTTGATCGACGCCGCCGACGAGGCCGGGGCCGATCTGAACGGTCTTGTAGCGGAACGCGTTTCGGGAACACCCCTGGAACACCTGCTGGGATGGGCGGAGTTCCGCGAGTTGCGTATCGCGGTCGGGCCAGGGGTGTTCGTGCCGAGGCAGCGCACGGTTTTCCTGGTCGAGGAGGCACTCGCGCTCGCGAGCGCGATCGAGTCGACGCCCGTGGTGGTCGACCTGTGCTGCGGCTCCGGCGCCTTGGGCATGGCGCTGGCCACCACGCTGGTCGCCGAGGGGCGGACAGTCGAACTGTCGGCCGCCGATATCGAACCCGCCGCGGTCGAGTGCGCCCGCCGCAATCTCGCTCCGCTCGGCGCGGCCGTGTACGAGGGCGACCTGTTCGCGCCGCTCCCGGACGACCTGCGCGGCCGGATCGACATCCTGCTCGCCAACACCCCGTACGTGCCCTCGGATCACATCGCGGACATGCCCCCGGAGGCGCGCGATCACGAGCCGCGCACCGCCCTGGACGGCGGCGCCGACGGTCTGGACGTCTTCCGTCGCGTCGTCGCCGACGCGCCCGAATGGCTGGCGCCCGGCGGGCGTCTGCTCGTCGAATCGAGCCCGGAACAAGCGATCGTGGCCACCGAGATTCTGGCCGATCGCGGCCTCCTCGCCCGCGTCGCGGAGTCCGAGGAGCACTACGCGACCGTCGTCATCGGCACGCGTCCCCGTTGGTCGGACCCGTCTACTTCTTGCGTCCGGTGA
- a CDS encoding flavin-containing monooxygenase, with the protein MTTETEHVDVLIVGAGLSGIGAAYHVRQAFPGRSFAVLESRAALGGTWDLFRYPGIRSDSDMYTLGYRFRPWLGEKAIADGHTILDYLRDTARENGIDEHIRYHHRVVRAEWSSADNRWTVRAERTDTGEVVTLTTGFLWCCSGYYRYDEGYTPDFPGTERFAGPIVHPQHWPDELDVADKHVVLIGSGATAVTLGPALTEQGAHVTMLQRSPSYIISAPERDGLAHRARKWLPAKAAYAVARAKNVAIATAIYQLSQRYPDRMRARIRGWQQRWLPPGFDIDTHFTPKYNPWDQRLCLAPNGDFFRAIRKGRLDIVTDRVETFTERGLALASGNHLDADIVITATGLNLLAFGGMELVVDGTPVDMADHLAYKAMMLSEVPNFAFVIGYTNASWTLKADLVSEYVVRLLRHMDAHGYARCMPVRDPSVGKAPLFTNFMPGYVLRAATMFPMQGDRAPWALRMNYVRDLITLRHGAITDGAMRFERAAQRDPVAAE; encoded by the coding sequence ATGACGACCGAGACCGAGCACGTCGATGTACTCATCGTCGGGGCCGGACTGTCCGGCATCGGTGCGGCGTACCACGTGCGGCAGGCGTTTCCCGGGCGTAGCTTCGCCGTCCTGGAGAGCCGCGCCGCCCTCGGCGGCACCTGGGATCTGTTCCGCTACCCCGGAATTCGCTCCGACTCGGACATGTACACCCTCGGCTACCGCTTCCGTCCCTGGCTGGGAGAGAAGGCGATCGCCGACGGCCACACGATCCTCGACTACCTGCGTGACACCGCGCGCGAGAACGGCATCGACGAACACATCCGCTACCACCACCGCGTCGTGCGCGCCGAGTGGTCCTCGGCCGACAACCGCTGGACCGTGCGCGCCGAGCGCACCGACACGGGCGAGGTGGTCACGCTGACCACCGGTTTCCTGTGGTGCTGCTCGGGCTACTACCGCTACGACGAGGGCTACACACCGGACTTCCCGGGCACCGAGCGCTTCGCGGGTCCGATCGTCCATCCGCAGCACTGGCCGGACGAGCTGGACGTGGCGGACAAGCACGTCGTGCTCATCGGCAGCGGCGCCACCGCGGTGACCCTCGGCCCCGCGCTGACCGAGCAGGGCGCGCACGTCACCATGCTGCAGCGCTCGCCGAGCTACATCATCTCCGCGCCGGAGCGCGACGGCCTGGCCCATCGGGCGCGAAAATGGTTGCCCGCCAAGGCGGCCTACGCGGTGGCGCGCGCCAAGAACGTGGCCATCGCGACCGCGATCTACCAGCTGAGCCAGCGCTACCCGGACCGCATGCGGGCCAGGATCCGCGGCTGGCAGCAGCGCTGGCTGCCGCCGGGCTTCGACATCGACACCCACTTCACGCCGAAGTACAACCCGTGGGACCAGCGCCTGTGTCTCGCGCCGAACGGCGACTTCTTCCGCGCCATCCGCAAGGGGCGGCTCGACATCGTCACCGATCGCGTGGAGACCTTCACCGAGCGCGGGCTGGCGCTGGCCTCCGGAAACCATCTCGACGCCGACATCGTCATCACCGCAACGGGTTTGAACCTGCTCGCCTTCGGCGGCATGGAGCTGGTGGTGGACGGGACGCCGGTCGACATGGCCGATCACCTCGCCTACAAGGCGATGATGCTGTCCGAGGTGCCGAACTTCGCCTTCGTGATCGGCTACACCAACGCGTCGTGGACGCTCAAGGCGGACCTGGTCAGCGAATACGTGGTACGGCTGCTGCGGCACATGGACGCGCACGGCTACGCCCGCTGCATGCCGGTGCGCGATCCCTCGGTCGGCAAAGCGCCGCTGTTCACCAACTTCATGCCCGGCTACGTGCTGCGCGCCGCGACCATGTTCCCGATGCAGGGCGATCGCGCGCCGTGGGCGCTGCGGATGAACTACGTGCGCGATCTGATCACGTTGCGCCACGGTGCGATCACCGACGGCGCCATGCGATTCGAGCGCGCCGCGCAGCGGGACCCGGTGGCCGCCGAGTAA
- a CDS encoding TetR/AcrR family transcriptional regulator: MVADSDESFARMRNWRGLAPAERIATRRTQLVEAATELMATAGASEISMRGVCRQAGLTERYFYESFPNLDTLLTTVLETVVVGARDHLLDALTEAPIEREAMFRHVVAAFTDYLTEDRRRGRIMFVESQSTPVLAQRGDELIELFTAPIAMTIGAGDYREPGPDHLDSVLNANAIFGALAYLYRPWLDGTIDVPRERFDEHAARLLTAIAPIRSSDA; encoded by the coding sequence ATGGTCGCCGATTCCGACGAATCCTTCGCCCGTATGCGTAACTGGCGTGGTCTGGCCCCCGCCGAGCGAATCGCCACGCGCAGAACACAACTCGTGGAGGCCGCCACCGAGTTGATGGCGACCGCCGGCGCGTCCGAGATCTCCATGCGCGGGGTGTGCAGGCAGGCCGGTCTGACCGAGCGCTACTTCTACGAGAGCTTTCCGAATCTGGACACGCTGCTCACCACCGTGCTGGAAACGGTGGTCGTCGGCGCGCGGGACCACCTGCTCGACGCGCTGACCGAGGCGCCGATCGAACGCGAGGCGATGTTCCGCCACGTCGTCGCCGCCTTCACCGACTATCTGACCGAGGATCGGCGCCGCGGCCGGATCATGTTCGTCGAGTCGCAATCCACCCCGGTGCTCGCGCAGCGCGGCGACGAACTGATCGAACTGTTCACCGCGCCCATCGCCATGACCATCGGCGCGGGCGACTACCGCGAACCCGGTCCGGACCACCTCGACAGCGTGCTCAACGCGAACGCGATCTTCGGCGCTCTCGCCTACCTGTACCGGCCGTGGCTGGACGGCACGATCGACGTCCCGCGCGAGCGGTTCGACGAGCACGCCGCCCGCCTGCTCACCGCCATCGCGCCGATCAGGTCGTCCGACGCCTAG
- a CDS encoding succinic semialdehyde dehydrogenase, which translates to MTTAPKLAESAALPADLVRPLLEHAVAGGAPAVEVFAPATGRFVTELPQSATDDIERAFATARAAQREWAERPVRERAAVLRRFHDIVLAEQDAILDIVQTETGKSRAHAFDEVGDVAVNARYYASVAEKLLATRKPRGVLPVLTQVDVRNRPKGVVAVISPWNYPLALAASDALPALVAGNAVVARPDNQTALTALWAIDAAVRAGLPRGLWQAVLGRGSVIGGEVIARADYVDYTGSSATGRTIAQQAGERLIGYSLELGGKNPLLVLADADVSRAAKVAVRACFSSAGQLCESMERIYVHEAVYDRFVTEFVANVRSIELGAELNYDSDMGSLTFQRQLDTVRAHVEDAVAKGATVLAGGRARPDLGPFFYEPTVLADVRPGMTVYREETFGPVVSVYRVGSDEEAIAAANDTAYGLNASVWTKDAARGRAVAARINAGSVNVNEGFIAAWGSADAPSGGLGISGTGRRHGPEGLLKYIDTQTIAVQRVLPIAPLPGMSEELWAKTMTLYFNVMKTLRQK; encoded by the coding sequence ATGACGACCGCCCCGAAGCTGGCCGAATCGGCCGCACTCCCCGCCGACCTGGTGCGGCCGCTGCTCGAGCACGCCGTCGCGGGCGGCGCACCCGCGGTCGAGGTCTTCGCGCCCGCGACCGGGCGGTTCGTCACCGAGCTGCCGCAGTCCGCCACCGACGACATCGAGCGCGCCTTCGCCACGGCGCGGGCCGCGCAGCGCGAATGGGCCGAGCGTCCGGTGCGCGAGCGCGCCGCCGTGCTGCGCCGTTTCCACGACATCGTGCTCGCCGAGCAGGACGCGATCCTCGACATCGTGCAGACCGAGACCGGCAAGTCCCGCGCGCACGCCTTCGACGAAGTCGGCGACGTCGCGGTCAACGCCAGGTACTACGCCTCGGTCGCCGAGAAACTGCTGGCGACCCGCAAGCCGCGCGGCGTGCTGCCCGTCCTCACCCAGGTCGATGTCCGGAACCGGCCCAAGGGCGTCGTCGCGGTGATCTCGCCGTGGAACTACCCGCTCGCGCTGGCCGCCTCCGACGCCCTGCCCGCCCTCGTCGCGGGCAACGCCGTGGTCGCGCGGCCGGACAATCAGACCGCGCTGACCGCGCTGTGGGCCATCGACGCCGCCGTGCGCGCCGGGCTGCCGCGCGGCCTGTGGCAGGCGGTGCTGGGGCGCGGCTCGGTGATCGGCGGCGAGGTCATCGCGCGCGCCGACTATGTCGACTACACCGGCTCCAGCGCCACCGGCCGCACCATCGCGCAACAGGCAGGGGAGCGGCTGATCGGTTACTCGCTGGAACTGGGCGGCAAGAACCCGCTGCTGGTGCTGGCCGACGCCGACGTCTCCCGCGCCGCCAAGGTCGCCGTCCGCGCCTGCTTCTCCTCGGCGGGACAGCTGTGCGAATCCATGGAGCGCATCTACGTGCACGAGGCGGTCTACGACCGGTTCGTCACCGAATTCGTCGCCAACGTGCGCTCGATCGAGCTGGGGGCGGAACTGAACTACGACAGCGACATGGGTTCGCTGACCTTCCAGCGTCAGCTGGACACCGTGCGCGCGCACGTCGAGGACGCGGTGGCCAAGGGCGCGACGGTGCTCGCGGGCGGCCGCGCGCGCCCCGATCTCGGTCCCTTCTTCTACGAGCCGACCGTGCTCGCCGACGTGCGACCCGGCATGACGGTCTACCGCGAGGAGACCTTCGGCCCGGTGGTCTCGGTCTACCGCGTCGGCAGCGACGAAGAGGCCATCGCGGCGGCCAACGACACCGCCTACGGCTTGAACGCGAGCGTATGGACCAAGGACGCGGCTCGCGGCCGCGCGGTGGCCGCTCGCATCAACGCGGGATCGGTGAACGTCAACGAGGGCTTCATCGCCGCGTGGGGCAGCGCCGACGCCCCGTCCGGCGGGCTCGGTATCTCCGGCACCGGACGGCGGCACGGCCCCGAGGGACTGCTCAAGTACATCGACACCCAGACCATCGCGGTGCAGCGCGTGCTGCCGATCGCGCCGCTGCCCGGGATGTCGGAGGAGCTGTGGGCCAAGACCATGACGCTCTACTTCAACGTCATGAAGACGCTGCGACAGAAGTAG
- a CDS encoding TetR/AcrR family transcriptional regulator, producing MPTDAPTRRGRPPQTREQAEEVKARIVLATAEVFTRNGSRGLSVAQIIEQAGLARPTFYRYFGNAAEPLHVLLAASNEGLVGGIRAALTGTDEPVELGIRLIDAYLDWARGHGAMLRPLFAELHDPASPVSAYRERALDDIRATVRETFTELGRPVPAPLDLDAALHVCEYVVYRISSGTAPGAEPDAETVDAARLTMIRVLLTTLGTRADIEYALDIPNLFPEAPTSS from the coding sequence ATGCCGACTGACGCGCCGACCCGCCGCGGCCGCCCGCCGCAGACCAGAGAGCAGGCCGAGGAGGTCAAGGCCAGGATCGTGCTCGCGACCGCGGAAGTGTTCACTCGCAACGGTTCTCGCGGCCTGAGCGTCGCGCAGATCATCGAGCAGGCCGGATTGGCGCGGCCGACCTTCTACCGATACTTCGGCAACGCCGCCGAACCGCTGCACGTGTTGCTGGCCGCCTCCAACGAGGGCCTGGTCGGGGGAATCCGCGCCGCGCTAACCGGCACCGACGAGCCCGTCGAACTCGGTATCCGGCTCATCGACGCCTACCTGGACTGGGCCCGCGGCCACGGCGCCATGCTGCGCCCGCTGTTCGCCGAACTGCACGATCCGGCCTCGCCGGTCTCCGCCTATCGCGAGCGCGCCCTCGACGACATCCGCGCGACCGTCCGCGAGACGTTCACCGAACTGGGCAGACCGGTGCCCGCCCCGCTCGATCTGGACGCCGCGCTGCACGTCTGCGAATACGTCGTCTACCGCATCTCCTCGGGCACCGCGCCCGGCGCCGAACCCGACGCCGAGACGGTCGACGCCGCGCGGCTCACCATGATCCGCGTCCTGCTGACCACCCTCGGCACCCGCGCCGACATCGAATACGCACTCGACATCCCGAACCTCTTCCCCGAAGCACCGACGTCTTCCTGA
- a CDS encoding YdcF family protein gives MKISRHWRILVATSFAAITLTGLAGAPAQASPETDALYNSAQRHFVDGNEGAGLADLRALIGADPHDAEALSLQAIWSHYANDLPAFADAMGRLQIADPALAAGTGHVLHAIGAAVGTLPNPLPALIGPQTGIVVLGYGLLPDGALRPELVNRLTAAWIQAVASPFSPIVVTGGNPQNGVTEAEAMRNWLVERGIPASRVHVENRATSTVQNALYGSKLLREVGATSAVVVTSPNHIRRAVADFIVAGTHVVGAMTSLEQLVSQLPPPARHAQRGIYLDATRTFQLDASR, from the coding sequence GTGAAGATCTCGAGGCATTGGAGAATCCTGGTCGCGACATCGTTCGCGGCGATCACCCTCACCGGCTTGGCGGGCGCGCCCGCCCAGGCATCCCCCGAAACCGACGCCCTCTACAACTCCGCCCAGCGCCACTTCGTCGACGGCAACGAGGGCGCGGGTCTCGCCGATCTGCGGGCACTGATCGGCGCCGATCCCCATGATGCCGAAGCCCTTTCGCTGCAGGCGATCTGGTCGCACTACGCCAACGACCTGCCCGCGTTCGCCGACGCCATGGGACGGCTGCAGATCGCCGATCCCGCCCTGGCCGCGGGCACCGGCCACGTGCTCCACGCGATCGGTGCCGCGGTCGGCACGCTGCCGAATCCGCTGCCCGCGCTGATCGGCCCGCAGACCGGGATCGTCGTGCTTGGTTACGGTCTGCTGCCAGACGGCGCGCTGCGCCCCGAGCTGGTGAACCGGTTGACCGCGGCGTGGATCCAGGCCGTCGCGTCGCCGTTCTCGCCGATCGTGGTGACCGGCGGCAATCCGCAGAACGGGGTCACCGAGGCCGAGGCCATGCGCAACTGGCTTGTCGAGCGCGGCATCCCGGCCTCGCGCGTGCACGTCGAGAACCGCGCGACTTCGACGGTGCAGAACGCGCTGTACGGCAGCAAGCTGTTGCGCGAGGTCGGCGCCACCAGCGCGGTCGTGGTGACCTCGCCCAACCACATTCGCCGCGCGGTCGCGGACTTCATCGTCGCGGGCACCCACGTCGTCGGCGCCATGACGTCGCTCGAGCAGCTGGTCTCCCAGCTTCCCCCGCCCGCTCGCCACGCCCAGCGCGGCATCTACCTCGACGCCACCCGGACCTTCCAACTGGACGCGTCCCGCTAG